From Methylopila sp. M107, a single genomic window includes:
- a CDS encoding DUF935 domain-containing protein, with product MSGLVDQYNRPISSKVAMRALSEEVALPTLSGVRRTIDDAVAAGITPEGLSRILVRAANGDARAYLTLAEEMEERYQHYASQLQTRRLAIEGVSVSIDAPDGVAPKILDAVTGLVETPRFEQASAELTDGIAKGYAVVEMMWDYQAGFLRPVEFKYRDPRFFVFDRLSLSELRLAVDTSFDGELLQPFKFIRHLPRAKMGIPLRRGLARPAGFAFLVQQFGLQSWASFAEIYGVPFRLGKYHSAASDTDKRALLTAVRMIAQDAAAICPTGMEIEFHKVEGQHGADVFGELIDYVDKQVSKLVVGQTMTSDDGASMAQAKVHNEVRLDILRADCKQLAQTLNRDVVEPFVIMNFGPQDAYPQVALNVAEPEDTVALSDALAKLVPLGLRVGQKGIREKLGISEPSTDDELLGPPKAADDGADRPAGAKAIHPKTKIPDRQDRSRDGNGSPTSPAALAAGLRGHVTGCRCGGCLNRPARLAADPTAAIDAPDEVDQLVEEIIDREWEAIDAGLVGPLREILDTATSLEEAREMLAARGPDASRLIESLARGTAIARGIGDVRD from the coding sequence GTGAGCGGCCTCGTCGACCAGTACAACCGCCCGATCTCCTCGAAGGTCGCCATGCGCGCGCTGTCGGAAGAGGTCGCGCTGCCGACGCTCTCCGGCGTTCGCCGCACGATCGATGATGCCGTCGCGGCCGGAATCACGCCCGAGGGGCTGTCGCGGATCCTTGTGCGCGCCGCGAATGGCGACGCGCGGGCCTACCTCACGCTGGCCGAGGAGATGGAGGAGCGTTACCAGCACTATGCTTCCCAGCTGCAGACGCGGCGTCTTGCGATCGAGGGCGTGTCGGTCTCGATCGACGCGCCGGACGGCGTCGCTCCGAAGATCCTCGACGCCGTGACCGGGCTCGTCGAGACGCCGCGGTTCGAGCAGGCTTCGGCCGAGCTGACCGACGGCATCGCGAAGGGCTACGCCGTCGTCGAGATGATGTGGGACTATCAGGCCGGCTTTCTGCGTCCGGTCGAGTTCAAGTATCGAGATCCGCGCTTCTTCGTGTTCGACCGGCTCTCGCTTTCGGAACTCCGGCTTGCCGTAGATACGAGCTTCGACGGCGAGCTGCTGCAGCCCTTCAAATTCATCCGTCATCTGCCGCGCGCCAAGATGGGCATTCCGCTGCGCCGCGGGCTCGCTCGGCCGGCCGGCTTCGCCTTTTTGGTTCAGCAGTTTGGGCTGCAGAGCTGGGCAAGCTTCGCCGAGATTTACGGTGTGCCGTTCCGGCTCGGCAAGTACCACTCGGCGGCGTCCGACACTGACAAGCGCGCGCTGCTGACGGCGGTCCGCATGATCGCCCAGGACGCCGCCGCCATCTGCCCGACCGGCATGGAGATCGAGTTCCACAAGGTCGAGGGCCAGCACGGCGCCGACGTGTTCGGCGAGCTGATCGACTATGTCGACAAGCAGGTATCGAAACTCGTCGTCGGCCAGACGATGACGTCCGACGACGGCGCCTCGATGGCGCAGGCCAAGGTGCACAACGAGGTCCGCCTCGACATCCTGCGCGCCGACTGCAAGCAGCTCGCCCAGACGCTGAACCGCGATGTCGTCGAGCCCTTCGTCATCATGAATTTCGGGCCGCAGGACGCCTATCCGCAGGTGGCCCTGAACGTCGCGGAGCCCGAGGATACCGTCGCGCTCTCGGATGCGCTCGCCAAGCTCGTCCCGCTCGGCCTGCGTGTCGGCCAGAAGGGCATCCGCGAAAAGCTCGGGATCTCGGAACCGTCAACCGACGACGAGCTGCTCGGCCCGCCCAAGGCGGCGGACGATGGAGCGGACAGACCGGCGGGCGCGAAAGCCATCCACCCCAAGACGAAGATCCCCGATCGGCAGGACAGGTCGCGGGACGGTAACGGGTCGCCAACGTCGCCTGCGGCGCTCGCGGCGGGGCTTCGCGGGCATGTCACCGGCTGCCGATGCGGCGGCTGTCTCAATCGGCCTGCGCGCCTTGCGGCCGACCCCACCGCTGCGATCGACGCGCCGGACGAGGTCGACCAGCTCGTCGAGGAGATCATCGATCGCGAGTGGGAGGCGATCGACGCCGGCTTGGTCGGCCCGTTGCGCGAAATCCTCGACACGGCGACCTCGCTCGAGGAAGCGCGCGAAATGCTCGCCGCGCGCGGTCCGGACGCGAGCCGGCTGATCGAGTCGCTCGCGCGCGGGACGGCGATCGCGCGCGGAATCGGCGACGTCAGGGACTGA
- a CDS encoding phage minor head protein: MADEPPIAAPAPRKGFATPPEVLRYFREKRQAPRFSWLDVFAEEHARAFTVAKAVETELLDAFRTSIDGALERGEGFETWKKQIEADIRRLGWWGPREVKDPELRDRTRKVDFSRPRRLRTIFWSNMNAARAAGQWDRIQRTKKALPFLLYVRTTASDPRPEHLRWAGIILHADDPFWRTHFPPNGWGCKCTVRQITRREGDALLAKGEQRLPGPDGQDAVVSYRSKAPDDGPPKTFRNRRTGATAKIPAGLDPGWHTNPGLARAETLTDKLAETLAASDEPTARAQIASMIASTDLGVLAKLPERARLPVAVASQVAEELGAKSAIVSMSNDTLVAKMARHGFGLEAAAHVQTIVDEGEPTPDRSGASARSLVGSIGDQLWRLALGLSRDGFLYVRTLHPFSPRRLAKILRDRDDRED, translated from the coding sequence ATGGCGGACGAGCCGCCGATCGCCGCGCCTGCGCCGCGCAAGGGTTTCGCCACCCCGCCGGAAGTGCTCCGCTATTTCCGGGAGAAGCGGCAGGCGCCGCGCTTCTCATGGCTCGATGTGTTCGCGGAGGAACACGCGCGCGCCTTCACGGTTGCGAAGGCGGTGGAGACCGAGCTGCTCGACGCGTTCCGGACGTCGATCGACGGCGCGCTCGAGCGCGGCGAGGGCTTCGAGACTTGGAAGAAGCAGATCGAGGCGGATATTCGGCGGCTTGGCTGGTGGGGGCCGCGCGAGGTCAAGGACCCAGAGCTGCGCGACCGCACCCGCAAGGTCGACTTCTCCAGGCCGCGTCGGCTTCGCACGATCTTCTGGTCGAACATGAACGCCGCCCGCGCGGCCGGGCAATGGGATCGCATCCAGCGCACCAAGAAGGCGCTGCCCTTCCTGCTCTATGTCCGGACCACCGCGTCCGATCCGCGTCCGGAACATCTGCGCTGGGCGGGGATCATCCTCCACGCCGACGATCCCTTCTGGCGCACGCATTTTCCGCCGAACGGCTGGGGCTGCAAATGCACCGTGCGCCAGATCACCCGCCGTGAGGGCGACGCGTTGCTCGCAAAGGGGGAACAGCGTCTTCCCGGGCCAGACGGCCAGGATGCTGTCGTCAGCTACCGATCCAAGGCGCCCGATGACGGCCCGCCGAAAACCTTCCGCAACCGGCGCACCGGCGCGACGGCGAAGATCCCCGCAGGCCTCGATCCCGGCTGGCACACGAATCCCGGCCTGGCGCGCGCGGAGACGCTGACCGACAAGCTCGCCGAGACGCTCGCCGCGAGCGACGAGCCGACGGCGCGCGCGCAGATCGCCTCAATGATCGCCTCGACGGATCTCGGCGTCCTCGCAAAGCTCCCCGAACGAGCTCGCCTTCCTGTCGCGGTTGCGAGCCAGGTCGCCGAAGAACTCGGGGCGAAGAGCGCGATCGTGTCGATGTCGAACGACACGCTGGTGGCGAAGATGGCGCGTCACGGCTTCGGGCTGGAGGCCGCAGCGCATGTGCAGACGATCGTGGACGAGGGCGAGCCGACGCCGGACAGATCCGGCGCGTCGGCGCGCTCGCTGGTGGGGTCGATCGGCGATCAGCTGTGGCGTCTCGCCCTCGGCCTGTCGCGCGACGGCTTCCTCTATGTGCGGACGCTGCACCCGTTCAGCCCGCGACGGCTGGCGAAGATTCTGCGCGACAGGGATGATCGAGAGGACTGA
- a CDS encoding phage protease, with protein MSRPAASPDLTNVASGVLTIDVAVASAAGSSVATPPDWIKLGPRGAFSCRDGRKFSFDPEALAARFASEGVDIPLDLDHGIVQDRPGAVAQGWIKRLEARADGLYGQVDWLEGGRAALKARTHRYVSPTFHTDDQGAATWVHSVSLVPAPALPGAALASAGAPTRFDKPETASMKAIAQALGLNPDANEQACLSALTSLKDGRVDKAVHETTLASLSAAKTELESVRKAARDKEVAELIDGALKAKKILPAEKDSFVTLCASDDGLAQVRKLIDARPAQLAASGLDGRAAPAGGLGEQEFNPVSLAAKAQALVAESAAYGVTLSIADAVAKVKAEGSR; from the coding sequence ATGAGCCGCCCCGCCGCAAGTCCCGATCTGACGAATGTCGCAAGCGGCGTGCTGACGATCGACGTCGCCGTCGCGTCAGCCGCCGGATCGTCGGTCGCGACGCCGCCCGACTGGATCAAGCTCGGGCCGCGCGGCGCCTTCAGCTGTCGGGACGGCCGCAAGTTTTCCTTCGATCCGGAAGCGCTCGCCGCACGCTTTGCGTCCGAGGGCGTCGACATCCCCCTCGATCTCGACCACGGCATCGTGCAGGACCGGCCGGGCGCCGTGGCGCAGGGCTGGATCAAGCGGCTCGAGGCGCGCGCCGATGGCCTTTACGGTCAGGTCGACTGGCTCGAAGGCGGCCGCGCGGCGCTGAAGGCCCGGACGCACCGCTACGTCTCGCCGACATTCCACACCGACGACCAGGGGGCGGCGACGTGGGTCCATTCGGTCTCGCTCGTTCCCGCGCCGGCGCTCCCTGGCGCGGCCCTCGCTTCGGCGGGCGCGCCGACCCGTTTCGACAAACCGGAGACTGCATCCATGAAGGCGATCGCCCAGGCGCTCGGGCTCAATCCCGACGCCAACGAGCAGGCGTGTCTTTCGGCCCTCACCAGCCTGAAGGACGGCAGGGTCGACAAGGCCGTGCACGAGACGACGCTTGCGTCGCTTTCCGCGGCGAAAACGGAGCTCGAAAGCGTCCGCAAGGCCGCCCGCGACAAGGAAGTCGCCGAGCTGATCGACGGCGCGCTCAAGGCGAAGAAGATCCTCCCCGCCGAGAAGGACAGCTTCGTCACTCTCTGCGCGAGCGACGACGGCCTCGCCCAGGTCCGCAAGCTCATCGACGCGCGGCCGGCGCAGCTGGCGGCCTCCGGGCTGGACGGCCGCGCCGCGCCCGCCGGCGGGCTTGGCGAGCAGGAGTTCAATCCGGTTTCGCTGGCCGCGAAGGCTCAGGCCCTGGTCGCTGAAAGCGCGGCCTATGGCGTCACGCTCTCGATCGCCGACGCGGTCGCGAAGGTTAAGGCGGAGGGTTCGCGCTGA